Proteins found in one Carassius auratus strain Wakin chromosome 42, ASM336829v1, whole genome shotgun sequence genomic segment:
- the LOC113060706 gene encoding nesprin-3-like isoform X1, producing the protein MTQQEQHEFSKRLAEALAWMQAIQEKLKQNDNTQGPRSALEVRLRETEKIHSSIPEGHVKMDRVLVASEAPLQNGDEEMKKKTHSKLKYIEAVWEETLTYISHCHSRIEWVWLHWNEYLKAHEEFGMWLEKMHRALEPQLEMQLGLQEKLWQVDHLRVLHCDIQSQAQFLKRLLDEAATLFDRTEDPSVDEKAQQGLQDAYNQIQERAQERLSLAQKTTEEHQQYQSCNDKFQSWLMSKTEEVSNFSEVEDTIQNRLKALQELDASIAKEEPTLQHIENLSEAVKANTSPGGAEKITKEMEELRQAWQRLRQLLLEIEKELQSLLDSESEYSNCCKELWVDLEQFRTLVQNLSSDLESRDGERTEEQMVAQWKTHMSVRNKLISEEPRVEQLKCQLKELFRFPQDSKSLSDEMLAVVKVYQSVKGRSFRLSSESEMALRKILQDPLYGFSKWSQVVSQFLEVSTEVTDFSQIALLVQHIEKFLKNSVQLQERLSLLQVKSDLLISVFGQEKADDLLKELSGNVRKRELLHSNLLERKNHLQGLISKTKDFSDAYDSIHKKLTSVKERFIMTDGLQPDILTKKTQADQLRVIRKDLEDCEAYIIALETLVSSSPANRSKFERLYANWKLLCKAVRMKVNESEENIAEHERFHDSILNMEKWLMFMRQKLESFRGSNGEWSIDNRQHEAQRALGEFPEKELQLHQTEAQGQTVLARTSDEGKVHIQQDLKRLRETWVSLHTLSLNLDRLLNGHGATGDQDHQFQRTELLDRRAEGHHLGMDSDFEVGFAKGDAGTGQHQRSYHGTKSTGHLELKRNMEAKPDRPPGGSEAWRRGCNNQDQSIDDQVDAVVSGGARNINRKRTGMDEGVLLRSGGQTGKWEQHIHSSGIEDLDIKTDSDAQKRMQQSQIPPDDTQMGSQGPQHQADMEAQRKEFEAWLYMENDKLTGILNNQRSLSEKELRIRQNTFKGLNAGVAWGQSQFRKLMAGQQNTSEEEDVELEELRYRWMLYKSKLKEAGDLRGLLKHKGLGGQGQEYVRAEKGNSGLSFLYRVCRVALPLQLLLLALLLLAFMLPLMDEGTGCSVSNNFARSFSIMLRYDGPPPT; encoded by the exons ATGACCCAGCAAGAGCAGCATGAGTTCAGTAAAAGATTGGCAGAAGCCCTGGCCTGGATGCAGGCCATCCAGGAGAAACTTAAACAAAATGATAACACCCAAGGACCCAGATCAGCACTGGAGGTCAGGCTCCGAGAGACAGAG AAAATTCATAGCTCCATACCTGAAGGCCATGTGAAGATGGACAGGGTGTTGGTGGCTTCTGAAGCTCCGCTTCAAAATGGAGATGAAGAGATGAAGAAAAAGACTCATTCCAAACTCAAATATATAGAAGCAGTCTGGGAGGAGACATTAACCTACATCAGTCATTGTCACAG TCGTATAGAGTGGGTGTGGCTGCACTGGAATGAATACTTGAAGGCCCATGAGGAGTTTGGGATGTGGCTGGAGAAGATGCACAGGGCTCTGGAGCCCCAGCTTGAGATGCAGCTGGGTCTCCAAGAGAAGCTGTGGCAGGTGGATCATCTGCGGGTCCTTCACTGTGACATTCAATCCCAGGCTCAGTTTCTGAAGAGGCTTCTGGATGAGGCTGCAACCCTCTTCGACCGCACTGAAGACCCTAGTGTAGATGAGAAGGCTCAGCAGGGTCTTCAAGATGCTTACAACCAAATTCAAGAACGAGCACAG GAAAGATTATCATTGGCACAGAAAACAACAGAGGAGCACCAGCAGTACCAAAGTTGCAATGATAAGTTTCAAAGCTGGCTGATGTCTAAAACAGAAGAAGTCAGCAATTTCAGCGAAGTGGAGGATACGATACAAAACAGGCTGAAAGCCCTGCAG GAACTGGACGCTAGTATAGCCAAAGAAGAACCCACTCTCCAGCACATTGAAAACTTGTCTGAAGCTGTGAAGGCCAACACGTCTCCAGGAGGTGCGGAGAAGATCACAAAAGAGATGGAGGAGTTGAGGCAGGCCTGGCAGAGGTTACGCCAATTGCTGCTAGAGATTGAAAAAGAGCTCCAGAGCTTACTGGACTCTGAGAGCGAGTATTCAAACTGTTGTAAGGAGCTGTGGGTGGACCTGGAGCAGTTTCGTACCTTGGTCCAGAACCTCAGCAGTGATCTGGAAAGCAGGGATGGAGAGAGAACTGAGGAACAAATGGTAGCTCAATGGAAGACACACATG AGTGTGCGCAACAAGCTAATTTCAGAGGAGCCTAGGGTTGAACAGCTGAAATGCCAGTTGAAAGAGTTATTCCGATTCCCACAAGATTCCAAAAGCCTGTCTGATGAGATGCTAGCAGTTGTGAAAGTGTACCAGAG TGTGAAAGGCAGATCTTTCAGGTTGTCTTCTGAGAGCGAGATGGCTCTCCGGAAGATACTGCAGGATCCTCTGTATGGCTTCAGCAAGTGGAGTCAGGTGGTTTCTCAGTTCCTGGAGGTCTCCACTGAGGTGACAGATTTCTCCCAAATCGCTCTGCTCGTGCAGCATATAGAG AAGTTCCTTAAAAACAGTGTGCAGCTCCAGGAGCGCTTGAGTTTGCTCCAGGTGAAGAGCGATCTGCTCATCTCAGTTTTTGGCCAAGAGAAAGCTGACGATCTGTTGAAAGAGCTCAGCGGGAATGTGAGGAAGAGAGAGTTACTCCACAGCAATCTCCTAGAGCGCAAGAACCACCTGCAG GGTTTGATATCAAAGACAAAGGACTTTTCTGACGCCTATGACTCCATACACAAAAAACTGACCTCTGTAAAGGAGAGGTTCATCATGACAGATGGACTTCAACCTGATATTCTAACCAAGAAGACCCAGGCCGACCAACTCAGG GTCATTAGAAAGGACTTGGAAGATTGTGAAGCTTATATCATAGCTCTCGAGACACTGGTGTCATCCAGCCCTGCAAACAGGTCAAAGTTTGAGCGTCTCTATGCCAACTGGAAATTGCTTTGTAAGGCAGTTCGG ATGAAGGTGAATGAAAGTGAGGAGAACATTGCAGAACATGAGAGATTCCATGACAGTATTCTGAATATGGAGAAGTGGTTAATGTTTATGAGACAGAAGCTAGAGTCGTTTCGCGGATCAAATGGGGAATGGAGCATCGATAACCGCCAGCATGAGGCTCAG AGGGCACTAGGAGAGTTTCCAGAGAAGGAGCTTCAGCTTCATCAGACAGAGGCTCAGGGTCAGACCGTGCTGGCCAGAACCTCTGATGAAGGCAAAGTTCACATCCAGCAAGACCTTAAACGCCTCCGAGAGACCTGGGTGTCCCTCCACACACTTAGTCTCAATCTTGACAG GCTTCTGAATGGACATGGTGCCACAGGTGACCAAGATCACCAATTCCAGAGAACTGAGTTGCTGGACAGACGGGCAGAAGGGCATCATCTGGGAATGGATTCAGACTTTGAAGTTGGATTTGCCAAAGGAGATGCAGGAACAGGCCAGCATCAGAGATCATACCACGGAACAAAATCAACAGGTCACCTAGAGCTGAAGAGAAACATGGAAGCAAAACCAGATCGACCACCAGGAGGTTCAGAGGCCTGGAGAAGAGGATGTAATAACCAAGACCAGTCCATAGATGATCAAGTGGATGCAGTCGTATCTGGAGGTGCCCGTAATATCAACAGGAAGAGGACTGGGATGGACGAAGGTGTCTTGCTCAGGAGCGGTGGTCAGACTGGGAAATGGGAACAACACATACATAGTTCTGGGATTGAAGACCTTGATATAAAAACTGACTCTGATGCACAGAAAAGGATGCAGCAGTCACAGATCCCGCCTGATGACACTCAG ATGGGCTCTCAGGGGCCCCAACATCAGGCTGATATGGAGGCCCAGAGGAAGGAGTTTGAAGCGTGGCTTTACATGGAAAATGACAAACTCACAGGAATTCTGAACAACCAAAGATCCCTGAGCGAAAAAGAACTGAggataagacagaatacattcaAG ggTTTAAATGCCGGTGTAGCCTGGGGTCAGAGTCAGTTCCGGAAGTTGATGGCCGGTCAGCAGAACACATCAGAGGAGGAGGACGTGGAGCTAGAAGAGCTGCGTTACCGCTGGATGTTATACAAGTCCAAACTTAAAGAGGCTGGTGACCTCAGAGGTCTGCTGAAACACAAG gGTCTCGGTGGGCAAGGACAGGAGTATGTCCGAGCtgaaaag
- the LOC113060706 gene encoding nesprin-3-like isoform X2 — protein MTQQEQHEFSKRLAEALAWMQAIQEKLKQNDNTQGPRSALEVRLRETEKIHSSIPEGHVKMDRVLVASEAPLQNGDEEMKKKTHSKLKYIEAVWEETLTYISHCHSRIEWVWLHWNEYLKAHEEFGMWLEKMHRALEPQLEMQLGLQEKLWQVDHLRVLHCDIQSQAQFLKRLLDEAATLFDRTEDPSVDEKAQQGLQDAYNQIQERAQERLSLAQKTTEEHQQYQSCNDKFQSWLMSKTEEVSNFSEVEDTIQNRLKALQELDASIAKEEPTLQHIENLSEAVKANTSPGGAEKITKEMEELRQAWQRLRQLLLEIEKELQSLLDSESEYSNCCKELWVDLEQFRTLVQNLSSDLESRDGERTEEQMVAQWKTHMSVRNKLISEEPRVEQLKCQLKELFRFPQDSKSLSDEMLAVVKVYQSVKGRSFRLSSESEMALRKILQDPLYGFSKWSQVVSQFLEVSTEVTDFSQIALLVQHIEKFLKNSVQLQERLSLLQVKSDLLISVFGQEKADDLLKELSGNVRKRELLHSNLLERKNHLQGLISKTKDFSDAYDSIHKKLTSVKERFIMTDGLQPDILTKKTQADQLRVIRKDLEDCEAYIIALETLVSSSPANRSKFERLYANWKLLCKAVRMKVNESEENIAEHERFHDSILNMEKWLMFMRQKLESFRGSNGEWSIDNRQHEAQRALGEFPEKELQLHQTEAQGQTVLARTSDEGKVHIQQDLKRLRETWVSLHTLSLNLDRLLNGHGATGDQDHQFQRTELLDRRAEGHHLGMDSDFEVGFAKGDAGTGQHQRSYHGTKSTGHLELKRNMEAKPDRPPGGSEAWRRGCNNQDQSIDDQVDAVVSGGARNINRKRTGMDEGVLLRSGGQTGKWEQHIHSSGIEDLDIKTDSDAQKRMQQSQIPPDDTQMGSQGPQHQADMEAQRKEFEAWLYMENDKLTGILNNQRSLSEKELRIRQNTFKGLNAGVAWGQSQFRKLMAGQQNTSEEEDVELEELRYRWMLYKSKLKEAGDLRGLLKHKGNSGLSFLYRVCRVALPLQLLLLALLLLAFMLPLMDEGTGCSVSNNFARSFSIMLRYDGPPPT, from the exons ATGACCCAGCAAGAGCAGCATGAGTTCAGTAAAAGATTGGCAGAAGCCCTGGCCTGGATGCAGGCCATCCAGGAGAAACTTAAACAAAATGATAACACCCAAGGACCCAGATCAGCACTGGAGGTCAGGCTCCGAGAGACAGAG AAAATTCATAGCTCCATACCTGAAGGCCATGTGAAGATGGACAGGGTGTTGGTGGCTTCTGAAGCTCCGCTTCAAAATGGAGATGAAGAGATGAAGAAAAAGACTCATTCCAAACTCAAATATATAGAAGCAGTCTGGGAGGAGACATTAACCTACATCAGTCATTGTCACAG TCGTATAGAGTGGGTGTGGCTGCACTGGAATGAATACTTGAAGGCCCATGAGGAGTTTGGGATGTGGCTGGAGAAGATGCACAGGGCTCTGGAGCCCCAGCTTGAGATGCAGCTGGGTCTCCAAGAGAAGCTGTGGCAGGTGGATCATCTGCGGGTCCTTCACTGTGACATTCAATCCCAGGCTCAGTTTCTGAAGAGGCTTCTGGATGAGGCTGCAACCCTCTTCGACCGCACTGAAGACCCTAGTGTAGATGAGAAGGCTCAGCAGGGTCTTCAAGATGCTTACAACCAAATTCAAGAACGAGCACAG GAAAGATTATCATTGGCACAGAAAACAACAGAGGAGCACCAGCAGTACCAAAGTTGCAATGATAAGTTTCAAAGCTGGCTGATGTCTAAAACAGAAGAAGTCAGCAATTTCAGCGAAGTGGAGGATACGATACAAAACAGGCTGAAAGCCCTGCAG GAACTGGACGCTAGTATAGCCAAAGAAGAACCCACTCTCCAGCACATTGAAAACTTGTCTGAAGCTGTGAAGGCCAACACGTCTCCAGGAGGTGCGGAGAAGATCACAAAAGAGATGGAGGAGTTGAGGCAGGCCTGGCAGAGGTTACGCCAATTGCTGCTAGAGATTGAAAAAGAGCTCCAGAGCTTACTGGACTCTGAGAGCGAGTATTCAAACTGTTGTAAGGAGCTGTGGGTGGACCTGGAGCAGTTTCGTACCTTGGTCCAGAACCTCAGCAGTGATCTGGAAAGCAGGGATGGAGAGAGAACTGAGGAACAAATGGTAGCTCAATGGAAGACACACATG AGTGTGCGCAACAAGCTAATTTCAGAGGAGCCTAGGGTTGAACAGCTGAAATGCCAGTTGAAAGAGTTATTCCGATTCCCACAAGATTCCAAAAGCCTGTCTGATGAGATGCTAGCAGTTGTGAAAGTGTACCAGAG TGTGAAAGGCAGATCTTTCAGGTTGTCTTCTGAGAGCGAGATGGCTCTCCGGAAGATACTGCAGGATCCTCTGTATGGCTTCAGCAAGTGGAGTCAGGTGGTTTCTCAGTTCCTGGAGGTCTCCACTGAGGTGACAGATTTCTCCCAAATCGCTCTGCTCGTGCAGCATATAGAG AAGTTCCTTAAAAACAGTGTGCAGCTCCAGGAGCGCTTGAGTTTGCTCCAGGTGAAGAGCGATCTGCTCATCTCAGTTTTTGGCCAAGAGAAAGCTGACGATCTGTTGAAAGAGCTCAGCGGGAATGTGAGGAAGAGAGAGTTACTCCACAGCAATCTCCTAGAGCGCAAGAACCACCTGCAG GGTTTGATATCAAAGACAAAGGACTTTTCTGACGCCTATGACTCCATACACAAAAAACTGACCTCTGTAAAGGAGAGGTTCATCATGACAGATGGACTTCAACCTGATATTCTAACCAAGAAGACCCAGGCCGACCAACTCAGG GTCATTAGAAAGGACTTGGAAGATTGTGAAGCTTATATCATAGCTCTCGAGACACTGGTGTCATCCAGCCCTGCAAACAGGTCAAAGTTTGAGCGTCTCTATGCCAACTGGAAATTGCTTTGTAAGGCAGTTCGG ATGAAGGTGAATGAAAGTGAGGAGAACATTGCAGAACATGAGAGATTCCATGACAGTATTCTGAATATGGAGAAGTGGTTAATGTTTATGAGACAGAAGCTAGAGTCGTTTCGCGGATCAAATGGGGAATGGAGCATCGATAACCGCCAGCATGAGGCTCAG AGGGCACTAGGAGAGTTTCCAGAGAAGGAGCTTCAGCTTCATCAGACAGAGGCTCAGGGTCAGACCGTGCTGGCCAGAACCTCTGATGAAGGCAAAGTTCACATCCAGCAAGACCTTAAACGCCTCCGAGAGACCTGGGTGTCCCTCCACACACTTAGTCTCAATCTTGACAG GCTTCTGAATGGACATGGTGCCACAGGTGACCAAGATCACCAATTCCAGAGAACTGAGTTGCTGGACAGACGGGCAGAAGGGCATCATCTGGGAATGGATTCAGACTTTGAAGTTGGATTTGCCAAAGGAGATGCAGGAACAGGCCAGCATCAGAGATCATACCACGGAACAAAATCAACAGGTCACCTAGAGCTGAAGAGAAACATGGAAGCAAAACCAGATCGACCACCAGGAGGTTCAGAGGCCTGGAGAAGAGGATGTAATAACCAAGACCAGTCCATAGATGATCAAGTGGATGCAGTCGTATCTGGAGGTGCCCGTAATATCAACAGGAAGAGGACTGGGATGGACGAAGGTGTCTTGCTCAGGAGCGGTGGTCAGACTGGGAAATGGGAACAACACATACATAGTTCTGGGATTGAAGACCTTGATATAAAAACTGACTCTGATGCACAGAAAAGGATGCAGCAGTCACAGATCCCGCCTGATGACACTCAG ATGGGCTCTCAGGGGCCCCAACATCAGGCTGATATGGAGGCCCAGAGGAAGGAGTTTGAAGCGTGGCTTTACATGGAAAATGACAAACTCACAGGAATTCTGAACAACCAAAGATCCCTGAGCGAAAAAGAACTGAggataagacagaatacattcaAG ggTTTAAATGCCGGTGTAGCCTGGGGTCAGAGTCAGTTCCGGAAGTTGATGGCCGGTCAGCAGAACACATCAGAGGAGGAGGACGTGGAGCTAGAAGAGCTGCGTTACCGCTGGATGTTATACAAGTCCAAACTTAAAGAGGCTGGTGACCTCAGAGGTCTGCTGAAACACAAG